A region of Salvia splendens isolate huo1 chromosome 17, SspV2, whole genome shotgun sequence DNA encodes the following proteins:
- the LOC121774525 gene encoding anthocyanidin 3-O-glucoside 6''-O-acyltransferase-like produces MVVGFFCLQKCRLWALVAQRLVNLALKCDFEELSTLLGHWPIHQTGQFVSCGFLLSQTTEFASNFPLLWHPINSQIDKLKSWVAIKKPSIGLPSTFVGVCAYIWSCLNKCGGESDDEIQYLGSPVNCRQRLNPPLPENYFGNCLIQFIAVSTHGRLKGDDGFIAGAGIVADALKIALKSTRVREFFENRAQIFSEMKGKRVIRVVGSSKLDQCDADYGWGRAVKYECIHTDFYEAVHVCKHIQGGIELGLSIPKATMDIFADVFTKYLYIHSKL; encoded by the exons ATGGTAGTTGGCTTCTTTTGCCTTCAAAAGTGTCGCTTGTGGGCATTGGTAGCACAAAGACTCGTCAACTTAGCTTTGAAATGCGACTTTGAGGAGCTGTCAACATTGCTCGGACACTGGCCAATCCATCAAACTGGGCAGTTTGTGTCTTGTGGATTCCTTCTATCTCAAACCACTGAATTTGCATCCAATTTTCCTCTACTTTGGCAT CCTATCAATTCCCAAATCGACAAGCTCAAGAGCTGGGTTGCGATCAAGAAACCTTCCATAGGCCTCCCCTCGACTTTCGTGGGGGTGTGCGCTTACATCTGGAGCTGCCTAAACAAGTGCGGCGGGGAAAGCGACGATGAGATCCAATACCTTGGCTCTCCCGTCAATTGCCGGCAGCGGCTCAATCCGCCACTTCCGGAGAATTACTTCGGCAACTGCTTGATCCAATTCATTGCGGTTTCCACCCATGGAAGGCTAAAAGGGGATGATGGATTTATAGCTGGTGCAGGGAtagttgcggatgctcttaagatTGCTTTGAAAAGCACAAGAGTGAGGGAGTTCTTCGAGAATCGAGCACAAATATTCTCAGAAATGAAGGGGAAGAGGGTGATTAGAGTTGTAGGATCATCAAAACTTGATCAATGTGATGCAGATTATGGATGGGGGAGAGCAGTTAAGTATGAATGCATTCATACCGACTTTTATGAAGCAGTTCATGTCTGTAAACACATACAAGGAGGTATCGAGTTGGGCCTCTCAATTCCTAAGGCTACCATGGATATCTTTGCAGATGTGTTTACCAAATACCTATACATCCATAGCAAATTGTAA